A window from Embleya scabrispora encodes these proteins:
- a CDS encoding AAA family ATPase → MIESLAISHFKCFEQASFVLRPLTVLTGVNGGGKSTVLQSLLLARQASGTPGKRSVQLNGTDGLALGEAHELLHPAAPNPEIAIRLESSATEPGRWDYLFGVPDEEQALYLTVKSCPEGPVPSVGNDAGGFTYLAAERLGPRDVLTVSALEPDVIGVGTQGEFTAQVLALREMRQVSTRLTVREELRHPRAGSAFPRLQAEAWASEIIRPIRITAQWAAGIMASTIRFQEVGPYGAEIRPVNTGFGISYALPVIVAGLLTRPGDMLLVENPEAHLHPAGQSKLGRLLARIAGSGVQVVVETHSDHMVNGARLAVAEDRSLRAEDMVVHYFDTEGTTPIRINDKGELDHWPTGFFDQIESDLGRLANARRRRR, encoded by the coding sequence GTGATCGAGTCCCTGGCGATCTCGCACTTCAAGTGTTTCGAACAGGCATCCTTCGTCCTGCGACCGCTGACCGTGCTGACCGGCGTGAACGGTGGTGGTAAGAGCACCGTCCTGCAATCCCTGCTGCTGGCCCGGCAAGCGTCCGGTACGCCGGGAAAGCGCAGCGTGCAATTGAACGGGACCGACGGGCTTGCGTTGGGGGAGGCTCATGAGCTGCTGCATCCGGCCGCTCCGAATCCGGAAATCGCCATTCGGCTGGAGAGCTCGGCAACCGAGCCCGGCCGTTGGGACTACCTTTTCGGCGTACCGGATGAAGAACAAGCCCTGTACTTGACGGTGAAGTCGTGTCCCGAGGGTCCGGTTCCGAGCGTCGGCAACGACGCCGGGGGGTTCACCTATCTTGCCGCCGAACGGCTGGGCCCTCGTGACGTGTTGACCGTCTCCGCTCTCGAACCCGATGTCATCGGCGTCGGCACCCAGGGAGAGTTCACGGCCCAGGTTCTCGCGTTGCGTGAGATGAGGCAGGTGAGCACGAGACTCACCGTGCGAGAGGAACTTCGGCATCCTCGTGCGGGCAGTGCCTTTCCGCGTTTGCAGGCGGAGGCTTGGGCGTCCGAGATTATTCGCCCCATTCGCATCACCGCGCAATGGGCGGCGGGCATCATGGCAAGTACGATCCGATTTCAGGAAGTCGGTCCTTACGGGGCGGAAATCCGCCCGGTCAACACCGGATTCGGGATCTCGTACGCGCTTCCGGTGATTGTCGCCGGTCTGTTGACCCGACCTGGAGACATGCTGCTGGTGGAGAATCCCGAGGCGCACCTGCACCCTGCCGGGCAATCCAAACTGGGCCGACTTCTGGCCCGCATCGCGGGAAGCGGCGTGCAAGTCGTGGTGGAGACCCACAGCGATCACATGGTGAACGGCGCGAGGCTCGCCGTTGCGGAGGACCGCTCGCTCCGCGCCGAGGACATGGTGGTGCACTACTTCGATACAGAGGGGACCACGCCTATCCGGATCAACGACAAGGGCGAACTGGACCACTGGCCAACGGGATTCTTCGACCAAATCGAGAGTGATCTGGGAAGGCTGGCCAATGCGCGCCGACGCCGGCGATGA
- a CDS encoding PP2C family protein-serine/threonine phosphatase, which produces MSEAVVEVERGRALRRLIPLLPALLYFTIVAVDFGTPDEFRTDTMLCLVPMTASALVPVRPTVVYAILAAVTFLVLDPWLAPAGYEHDWAGFVVVVLGGAIAATTVWLRTRLQERVSRLGNVVEHVQRALLPPVPPVVGGIRVERSYLAAERDAEVGGDVYDVVDTPYGTRAFIADVQGKGLTAVGASAALVGTFDEAAHAEPELWRVGRRMGAGLERFGRNQVLLGEPDTDWFATALIVGFDGDGRVEPTNHGHEAPAVIGPSGVRWLQVPPELPLGLAGLAPAEERAPTYRFRMTPDESLLLYTDGTTEARDAAGRFFPLREWVARNADPNRSAAELLAGLQQALLAHVGGRLTDDAALMVLRPVAAEAVGP; this is translated from the coding sequence ATGAGCGAAGCGGTGGTCGAGGTGGAGCGCGGGCGGGCGTTGCGGCGGTTGATCCCGCTGCTTCCGGCGCTGCTCTACTTCACCATCGTGGCCGTCGACTTCGGCACTCCGGACGAGTTCCGGACGGACACGATGTTGTGCCTGGTGCCGATGACCGCGTCCGCGCTGGTCCCGGTGCGCCCGACGGTGGTGTACGCGATCCTGGCCGCGGTGACGTTCCTGGTCCTGGACCCGTGGCTGGCGCCGGCGGGCTACGAACACGACTGGGCCGGGTTCGTGGTGGTCGTGCTCGGCGGGGCGATCGCCGCAACGACGGTGTGGCTCCGGACCCGATTGCAGGAGCGGGTCTCGCGCCTGGGCAACGTGGTCGAACACGTCCAGCGCGCGCTGTTGCCGCCGGTGCCGCCGGTGGTGGGCGGGATCCGGGTCGAGCGCAGCTACCTGGCCGCCGAGCGGGACGCGGAGGTCGGCGGCGACGTCTACGACGTGGTGGACACGCCGTATGGCACGCGCGCGTTCATCGCCGACGTGCAGGGCAAGGGGCTGACCGCGGTGGGCGCGAGCGCGGCGCTGGTCGGCACGTTCGACGAGGCGGCCCACGCCGAGCCGGAACTGTGGCGGGTCGGGCGGCGCATGGGCGCCGGGCTGGAGCGCTTCGGCCGCAACCAGGTACTGCTGGGCGAGCCGGACACGGACTGGTTCGCCACCGCGCTGATCGTCGGGTTCGACGGGGACGGCCGGGTCGAGCCGACCAACCACGGGCACGAGGCGCCGGCGGTGATCGGCCCGTCCGGGGTGCGCTGGTTGCAGGTGCCGCCGGAGTTGCCGCTGGGCCTGGCCGGACTGGCGCCGGCCGAGGAACGGGCGCCGACGTACCGGTTCCGGATGACCCCCGACGAGTCGTTGCTGCTGTACACCGACGGCACCACCGAGGCGCGGGACGCCGCCGGCCGGTTCTTCCCGCTGCGCGAGTGGGTCGCCCGGAACGCGGACCCGAACCGGTCCGCGGCCGAGTTGTTGGCCGGTCTGCAACAGGCGCTGCTCGCACACGTGGGCGGGCGGCTCACCGACGACGCGGCGCTGATGGTGCTGCGCCCGGTGGCGGCGGAGGCGGTGGGCCCGTAG
- a CDS encoding DUF262 domain-containing protein produces the protein MNSEEKQTAPLVVEDVFEGQPLDVEVETSDADGSKIERPWNPEQIRVNTSQFSLRNILDQIDEGSLELAPDFQRGQVWRARQKSLLVESVLLQIPLPAFYFAEDSDGAFHVVDGLQRLSTLHDFVRGGDAGFLLKGVEYLSAVEGLRFSDLAVQWQRRMHNTQLVVNVIDPTTPPDVMYDIFKRINTGGTPLNAQEIRHCMSKPRSREILKRMTHTDAFAAATNGLTDHIRMNDREMALRFAAFWLCGLDSYARHPVMETFLMTATRMLDNPDDVSDARVDQLESAFETAMRNAYLLFGQYTFRKWPLGVDGRNPINRALFETWSIAVADYKADDLRRRRQYIVDAARARMTEDVTYLDAITSSTADRRRVGYRFEAAAVDLRAGL, from the coding sequence ATGAATTCGGAGGAAAAGCAGACGGCGCCGCTCGTGGTGGAGGACGTCTTCGAGGGTCAGCCGTTGGATGTGGAAGTCGAGACCTCCGATGCCGACGGCTCCAAGATCGAGCGGCCGTGGAATCCGGAGCAGATCCGCGTCAACACGAGCCAGTTCTCGCTGCGGAACATCCTGGATCAGATCGACGAGGGATCGTTGGAGCTTGCACCGGACTTCCAGCGAGGTCAGGTCTGGCGTGCCCGTCAGAAATCACTCCTTGTGGAGTCGGTCCTGCTGCAGATTCCCCTGCCGGCCTTCTACTTCGCCGAGGATTCCGATGGCGCCTTTCACGTCGTTGACGGACTTCAACGACTCTCCACGTTGCACGACTTTGTACGCGGCGGCGACGCCGGCTTCCTACTCAAGGGTGTCGAGTACCTGTCGGCGGTGGAAGGCCTCCGATTCTCCGATCTGGCGGTGCAATGGCAACGCCGGATGCACAACACGCAGTTGGTCGTCAATGTGATCGATCCGACCACGCCGCCCGATGTCATGTATGACATCTTCAAGCGGATCAACACCGGTGGAACCCCGCTCAATGCACAGGAGATCCGGCATTGCATGAGCAAGCCGCGCAGCCGTGAGATTCTGAAGCGAATGACGCACACGGACGCATTTGCTGCAGCCACCAACGGACTCACCGATCATATCAGGATGAACGACCGCGAGATGGCTTTGCGTTTCGCGGCCTTTTGGTTGTGTGGCCTGGACTCCTATGCAAGGCATCCCGTGATGGAGACCTTTCTGATGACCGCCACTCGGATGCTCGATAATCCAGACGATGTTTCGGACGCGCGGGTCGATCAACTCGAGAGTGCCTTCGAAACGGCGATGCGAAACGCGTACCTGCTGTTTGGCCAATACACCTTTCGGAAGTGGCCGCTCGGTGTCGATGGCCGTAATCCCATCAATAGGGCTCTCTTCGAGACCTGGTCCATTGCTGTTGCCGACTACAAAGCGGATGACCTTCGTAGACGCCGGCAGTACATCGTCGATGCGGCTCGCGCGCGGATGACAGAGGACGTCACCTACCTCGACGCCATCACGTCCTCCACGGCGGACCGGCGCCGGGTGGGGTATCGGTTCGAGGCGGCCGCCGTGGACCTGCGGGCGGGGTTGTGA
- a CDS encoding ROK family protein, giving the protein MRAAPTQEDIRRQNLGALLRHVHVLGPTSRARLTAGMGLNRSTIGALTTELAAAGLIVEEAPRDTSGGGRGRPSLVVRAQSQRVYVYAFTIGVDRLVAARVGLGGVVLDRRELQRPGSGFSPKEVAEALGGFVAQMRLSAPHDGACVGAGVAVCAMVRGSDGTIPEGPTQDWRNEPLGERLSAAIGSVVMVGNDADLGVVAEHTRGAAVGCDDVIYLHGDVCIGGGILSAGRPVAGGDGYAGEVGHMVVNPDGRPCRCGARGCWEAEIGEFALTRGTAKHAIGGLAEAAARGDHDAEEGMRRVGDWLGLGVANLVNILNPQMVVFGGTLREVYLATAAQVRSRLNRTSLSVTREHLKLRTAALGDDAPLYGAAELAFARLLDNPLESGLAPAAG; this is encoded by the coding sequence ATGCGCGCAGCGCCCACCCAGGAGGACATCCGCAGGCAGAACCTGGGGGCGCTGCTGCGCCATGTGCACGTGCTCGGCCCCACCTCCCGGGCCCGGCTGACCGCCGGCATGGGCCTGAACCGCAGCACGATCGGCGCGCTGACCACGGAACTCGCGGCTGCCGGGCTGATCGTCGAGGAGGCGCCGCGCGACACCTCCGGCGGCGGGCGGGGCCGGCCCTCGCTCGTGGTCCGGGCCCAGTCGCAGCGGGTGTACGTGTACGCCTTCACGATCGGCGTGGACCGGTTGGTCGCGGCCCGGGTCGGGCTCGGCGGGGTGGTCCTGGACCGCCGCGAACTCCAGCGCCCGGGCAGCGGGTTCTCGCCGAAGGAGGTGGCCGAGGCGCTCGGCGGGTTCGTCGCGCAGATGCGACTGAGCGCGCCGCACGACGGGGCGTGCGTGGGCGCGGGGGTGGCGGTGTGCGCGATGGTGCGCGGCTCGGACGGCACGATTCCCGAGGGGCCCACCCAGGACTGGCGCAACGAGCCGCTGGGGGAGCGGCTTTCGGCGGCGATCGGGTCGGTGGTCATGGTCGGCAACGACGCCGACCTGGGGGTGGTGGCCGAGCACACCCGGGGCGCGGCGGTGGGCTGCGACGACGTGATCTACCTGCACGGCGACGTGTGCATCGGCGGCGGCATCCTGTCCGCCGGGCGGCCGGTGGCCGGCGGCGACGGGTACGCGGGCGAGGTCGGGCACATGGTGGTCAATCCGGACGGCCGGCCGTGTCGGTGCGGGGCGCGCGGGTGCTGGGAGGCCGAGATCGGCGAGTTCGCGCTCACCCGGGGCACCGCGAAGCACGCGATCGGCGGTCTGGCGGAGGCGGCGGCGCGCGGCGACCACGACGCGGAGGAGGGGATGCGCCGGGTCGGCGACTGGCTCGGCCTGGGCGTGGCCAACCTGGTCAACATCCTCAACCCGCAGATGGTGGTGTTCGGCGGCACGCTGCGCGAGGTGTACCTGGCCACCGCCGCGCAGGTGCGCAGTCGGCTCAACCGCACCAGCCTGTCGGTCACCCGCGAACACCTCAAACTGCGCACGGCGGCCCTCGGCGACGACGCCCCGCTGTACGGCGCCGCCGAACTGGCCTTCGCCCGCCTGCTGGACAACCCCCTGGAATCGGGGCTGGCGCCGGCGGCGGGGTAG
- a CDS encoding SDR family oxidoreductase, with translation MATSTLRDRVALVAGATRGAGRGVAVELGAAGATVYVTGRSTRGQRSEYDRPETIEDTADLVTAAGGHGIAVPTDHLEPAQVRALIERIDAERGRLDVLVNDIWGGEKLFAWDTPLWEHDLDDGLRILRLAVDTHAITSHCALPLLLRTPGGLVVEMTDGTNAYNRDNYRVSFFYDLAKSAVLRMAFALGHELGPRGATAVALTPGWLRSEMMLDAYKVTEANWRDALKVQPHFGISESPAYVGRAVAALAADPDVARWNGQSLSSGQLAGVYGFTDTDGSRPDAWRYLVEVQDRDLPADQTGYR, from the coding sequence ATGGCCACGAGCACCCTCCGCGACCGGGTCGCACTGGTCGCCGGAGCCACCCGAGGCGCCGGCCGCGGCGTCGCGGTCGAACTCGGCGCGGCCGGCGCGACCGTGTACGTCACCGGCCGCAGCACCCGCGGGCAACGCTCCGAGTACGACCGCCCGGAGACCATCGAGGACACCGCCGATCTGGTCACCGCCGCCGGCGGCCACGGTATCGCGGTGCCCACCGACCACCTGGAACCGGCGCAGGTCCGGGCGCTGATCGAGCGGATCGACGCCGAGCGGGGTCGCCTCGACGTGCTGGTCAACGACATCTGGGGCGGCGAGAAGTTGTTCGCCTGGGACACCCCGCTCTGGGAACACGACCTGGACGACGGGCTGCGCATCCTGCGCCTGGCCGTGGACACGCACGCGATCACCAGCCATTGCGCCCTGCCGCTGCTGCTGCGCACGCCCGGCGGCCTGGTGGTGGAGATGACCGACGGCACCAACGCGTACAACCGCGACAACTACCGGGTGTCCTTCTTCTACGACCTGGCCAAGTCGGCGGTGTTGCGGATGGCCTTCGCGCTCGGCCACGAACTCGGCCCGCGCGGCGCCACCGCCGTCGCCCTCACCCCGGGATGGCTGCGCTCGGAGATGATGCTCGACGCGTACAAGGTGACCGAGGCGAACTGGCGCGACGCCCTGAAGGTGCAGCCGCACTTCGGCATCTCCGAGTCCCCGGCGTACGTGGGCCGAGCCGTGGCGGCGCTGGCCGCCGACCCCGACGTGGCCCGCTGGAACGGGCAGTCCCTCTCCAGCGGGCAACTCGCCGGCGTGTACGGCTTCACCGACACGGACGGCAGCCGCCCCGACGCCTGGCGCTATCTGGTCGAGGTCCAGGACCGCGACCTGCCCGCCGACCAGACCGGTTACCGCTGA